A single genomic interval of Paracoccus contaminans harbors:
- a CDS encoding cation:proton antiporter encodes MAAFLLISAVYLSAMVVAVPISARLGLGSVLGYLMAGIVIGPVLHLAGTAGDVADLQHFAEFGVVMMLFLIGLELEPRQLWAMRKRLVGLGGMQIVGTTVSLFVLGLVLHQTWQVALTLGLILSLSSTAIVLQTLSEKSLMKTGGGRGAFAVLLTQDIAVIPILALLPLLAASGAGSDDHGGPGAQFMADLPGWAATLVTLGAVGLVVVLGQFAFRPLFRFVQAARLQEMNTAVALLIVVGIAALMNMVGLSPALGTFLAGVMLAGSEFRHELEAQVAPFKGLLLGLFFITVGAGMNFTMLFDRPVVVMGVTVLVIAIKAGVLFAAARMAGMAGRDRILFTLSLAQAGEFGFVLLSYAMGLDILDQQLAEGFLLVIALSMLATPLLFILYDQTAAWLSEERAPRLPDRIDDQQPVIIAGIGRFGQVVNRLVTNAGFRTVVLDHDLDTIQLMRRFGGKGYFGDPTRPQILAAAGLEKASVLVAALDDRDANLRLVRYAREQRPDLVIVARARDRVGVYELFDAKADHIVREMFDSSLRAGRYVLENLGLSQYEANELERIFYRHDRAGLRELAELWKPGVPLDQNAEYIRRSRELNAALETALMERFSGSVDPLENGAASQDEAPEHGLDAA; translated from the coding sequence ATGGCAGCGTTCCTGCTGATCTCTGCCGTCTACCTTTCCGCGATGGTGGTGGCCGTGCCGATCTCGGCCCGGCTCGGCCTTGGGTCGGTGCTGGGTTATCTGATGGCGGGCATCGTGATCGGCCCGGTGCTGCATCTTGCCGGCACCGCGGGCGATGTCGCCGACCTGCAGCATTTCGCCGAATTCGGCGTCGTCATGATGCTGTTCCTGATCGGGCTTGAGCTTGAGCCGCGCCAGCTTTGGGCGATGCGCAAGCGGCTGGTCGGGCTGGGCGGCATGCAGATCGTCGGCACCACCGTCTCGCTTTTCGTTCTGGGCCTGGTGCTGCACCAGACATGGCAGGTGGCGCTGACGCTGGGGCTGATCCTGTCGCTCAGCTCGACCGCCATCGTGCTGCAGACGCTTTCGGAAAAAAGCCTGATGAAGACCGGCGGCGGCCGCGGCGCCTTTGCGGTGCTGCTGACGCAGGACATCGCGGTGATCCCGATCCTTGCGCTGCTGCCGCTGCTGGCCGCGTCGGGGGCGGGTTCGGACGACCATGGCGGACCGGGCGCACAGTTCATGGCCGACCTGCCGGGCTGGGCGGCGACGCTGGTCACGCTGGGCGCCGTGGGGCTGGTGGTGGTGCTGGGGCAGTTCGCCTTTCGCCCGCTGTTCCGCTTTGTCCAGGCCGCCCGCCTGCAGGAGATGAACACGGCCGTCGCGCTGCTGATCGTGGTGGGGATCGCTGCGCTGATGAACATGGTGGGGCTGTCCCCCGCGCTGGGGACGTTCCTGGCCGGCGTCATGCTGGCGGGGTCCGAGTTCCGGCACGAGCTTGAGGCCCAGGTCGCGCCTTTCAAGGGGCTGCTGCTGGGGCTGTTCTTCATCACCGTCGGGGCGGGGATGAACTTTACCATGCTGTTCGACCGACCGGTCGTGGTCATGGGCGTGACGGTGCTGGTCATCGCCATCAAGGCAGGGGTGCTGTTTGCCGCCGCACGGATGGCGGGAATGGCCGGGCGCGACCGGATCCTGTTCACGCTGTCGCTGGCGCAGGCGGGCGAGTTCGGCTTTGTGCTGCTGTCCTATGCGATGGGGCTGGACATCCTTGACCAGCAGCTTGCGGAGGGCTTCTTGCTGGTCATCGCCCTGTCGATGCTGGCCACGCCGCTGCTGTTCATCCTGTATGACCAGACGGCCGCCTGGCTGAGCGAGGAACGCGCCCCCCGCCTGCCTGACCGGATCGACGACCAGCAGCCCGTCATCATCGCCGGGATCGGCCGGTTCGGGCAGGTGGTGAACCGGCTTGTCACCAATGCGGGCTTCAGGACGGTGGTGCTGGATCATGATCTGGACACCATCCAGCTGATGCGCCGTTTCGGCGGCAAGGGTTATTTCGGCGATCCGACGCGCCCGCAGATCCTGGCGGCCGCGGGGCTGGAAAAGGCATCCGTTCTGGTGGCAGCCCTGGATGACCGCGATGCGAACCTGCGTCTGGTGCGCTATGCGCGCGAACAGCGCCCCGATCTGGTGATCGTCGCGCGCGCGCGCGACCGCGTGGGCGTCTATGAGCTGTTCGACGCGAAGGCCGACCATATCGTGCGCGAGATGTTCGACAGTTCGCTGCGGGCGGGGCGCTATGTGCTGGAAAATCTAGGCCTGTCCCAATACGAGGCCAACGAGCTTGAGCGCATCTTCTATCGCCATGACCGCGCCGGGCTGCGCGAGCTGGCCGAGCTGTGGAAGCCGGGCGTCCCGCTCGACCAGAATGCCGAATATATCCGCCGCTCACGCGAGCTGAACGCGGCGCTGGAAACCGCGCTGATGGAACGCTTTTCCGGCAGTGTCGATCCGCTTGAAAACGGCGCCGCATCGCAGGACGAGGCGCCCGAACACGGGCTGGACGCCGCCTGA
- a CDS encoding calcium-binding protein, which translates to MSRSIVAVESTAAEAPIGQVASGTLIVPGWRGMGTASAAVLQFETQFLAQTMVAGDPGLANMTTVAIASFSPGAGAPRLPVTEVASTHVSTAVYVPSWGFGTPFTHAHALSSPVPCSAVPRADFAIAVAFASRSDVYHNGAPVPAVYGVSFFNAWATMRYDVEARQFGAAADHVTGTSYADSVDMGLGNDWFSGGRGNDYAWGGLGNDTIAGGVGNDTLVGMDGADSLVGDAGDDLLSAGAGRDILIGGDGDDQLAGGDGEDALSGGAGRDKLDGGAGFDVLKGGDDNDTLNGMGDRDQLYGGNGDDVLNGSVGDDLLVGDAGQDILIGGAGRDKLWGAGPVGERDHFVFLSASDSPADAGHDVIYDFRSGTDRINLSAIDADPATSTNDAFTYAAGPAAHAVWFASGTVLVDVNGDSRADMWIELAGVKQVAAGDFIL; encoded by the coding sequence ATGTCCCGTTCGATCGTCGCCGTTGAAAGCACCGCCGCCGAAGCCCCGATAGGCCAGGTCGCCAGCGGGACGCTGATCGTGCCCGGCTGGCGGGGCATGGGCACCGCCAGCGCCGCCGTCCTGCAGTTCGAGACGCAGTTCCTGGCCCAGACGATGGTGGCGGGCGATCCGGGGCTTGCCAACATGACCACCGTGGCGATCGCGTCCTTTTCCCCCGGCGCGGGCGCCCCGCGCCTGCCGGTGACCGAGGTGGCCAGCACGCATGTCTCGACCGCGGTCTATGTTCCAAGCTGGGGCTTCGGCACCCCGTTCACCCATGCCCATGCGCTGAGCAGCCCCGTGCCGTGCAGCGCCGTGCCGCGCGCCGATTTCGCCATCGCCGTGGCCTTTGCAAGCCGCAGCGATGTCTATCACAACGGCGCGCCGGTCCCGGCGGTCTATGGGGTGTCGTTCTTCAATGCCTGGGCGACGATGCGATACGATGTCGAGGCGCGGCAGTTCGGCGCGGCCGCCGACCATGTGACGGGCACGTCCTATGCGGATTCGGTAGATATGGGGCTGGGCAACGACTGGTTCTCGGGCGGGCGCGGCAATGATTATGCCTGGGGCGGCCTGGGCAATGACACGATCGCCGGCGGGGTCGGCAACGACACGCTGGTCGGCATGGACGGGGCCGATTCCCTTGTCGGGGATGCGGGGGACGACCTGCTGTCGGCGGGCGCCGGCCGCGATATCCTGATCGGCGGGGATGGCGACGATCAGCTTGCCGGCGGCGATGGCGAGGACGCCCTGTCGGGCGGTGCGGGCCGCGACAAGCTGGACGGGGGCGCGGGCTTCGACGTGCTCAAGGGTGGCGATGACAACGACACGCTGAACGGGATGGGCGACCGGGACCAGCTTTACGGCGGCAACGGCGATGACGTGCTGAACGGCAGCGTCGGCGACGACCTGCTGGTGGGCGATGCCGGCCAGGACATCCTGATCGGCGGCGCGGGCCGCGACAAGCTGTGGGGCGCCGGCCCGGTGGGCGAGCGGGACCATTTCGTCTTTCTGTCCGCATCGGACAGCCCGGCGGATGCGGGGCATGATGTCATCTACGATTTCCGCAGCGGCACCGACCGCATCAACCTGTCGGCGATCGACGCCGATCCCGCCACCTCGACCAATGATGCCTTCACCTATGCGGCAGGGCCGGCGGCCCATGCGGTCTGGTTCGCGAGCGGCACCGTCCTGGTGGACGTGAATGGCGACAGCCGCGCGGACATGTGGATCGAACTGGCCGGGGTCAAGCAGGTCGCCGCCGGAGACTTCATCCTCTAG
- a CDS encoding vWA domain-containing protein — translation MFLPFLDALRRQGVPVSLREWLDLMAAMDAGAAGWSVDEFHSLGRAVLVKDERHIDRYDRAFAESFSGLETVPVEALVSETALPREWLEKLAERLLTDAERAAVQGTGSFQALMDRLRERLAEQKGRHQGGSKWIGTAGTSPFGAYGYNPEGVRIGQQESRHRRAVKVWDRREFRDFDDRVELGTRNVKVALKRLRQWARQGAADELDLPATIRATADHGYIDVRTRPERRNAVKVLLLLDAGGSMDDHVRIVDELFSACRSEFRNLEHYYFHNCLYEAVWRDNRRRWDETVPTWDLLNRYGRDWKVIVVGDAAMSPYEIVAPGGASEHWNPEPGELWLRRLCETWPDHVWLNPVPRQHWDHTASIGMIGGIFVGRMMPLTLDGLTAAMRLLG, via the coding sequence ATGTTCCTGCCCTTTCTGGACGCGCTGCGCCGGCAGGGGGTGCCGGTCAGCCTGCGCGAATGGCTCGATCTCATGGCGGCGATGGATGCCGGCGCGGCGGGCTGGTCGGTCGATGAGTTCCACAGCCTCGGCCGCGCCGTGCTGGTCAAGGACGAGCGGCACATCGACCGATACGACCGCGCCTTTGCCGAAAGCTTTTCGGGGCTGGAGACTGTCCCCGTCGAGGCGCTGGTCAGCGAAACCGCCCTGCCCCGCGAATGGCTGGAAAAGCTGGCCGAACGGCTGCTGACCGACGCGGAAAGGGCCGCCGTCCAGGGCACGGGCAGCTTTCAGGCGCTGATGGACAGGCTGCGCGAGCGGCTGGCCGAACAGAAGGGCCGCCACCAGGGCGGCAGCAAGTGGATCGGCACCGCCGGCACCTCGCCCTTCGGCGCCTACGGCTACAATCCCGAGGGCGTGCGGATCGGCCAGCAGGAAAGCCGCCACCGCCGCGCCGTCAAGGTCTGGGACAGGCGCGAGTTCCGCGATTTCGACGACCGGGTGGAACTGGGCACCCGCAACGTCAAGGTGGCGCTCAAACGGCTGCGGCAATGGGCGCGCCAGGGGGCGGCGGACGAGCTGGACCTGCCCGCCACGATCCGCGCCACGGCCGACCACGGCTATATCGACGTGCGGACGCGCCCCGAACGGCGCAATGCCGTCAAGGTGCTGCTGCTGCTGGACGCAGGCGGCAGCATGGACGATCACGTCCGCATCGTGGACGAGCTGTTTTCCGCCTGCCGGTCCGAGTTCCGCAACCTCGAACACTATTATTTCCACAACTGCCTTTACGAGGCGGTCTGGCGCGACAACCGCCGCCGCTGGGACGAGACGGTGCCGACCTGGGATCTGCTCAACCGCTATGGCCGCGACTGGAAGGTGATCGTGGTGGGCGATGCCGCGATGTCGCCCTATGAGATCGTCGCGCCGGGGGGCGCCAGCGAACACTGGAACCCCGAACCGGGCGAGCTGTGGCTGCGGCGGCTGTGCGAAACCTGGCCCGACCATGTCTGGCTGAACCCGGTTCCCCGCCAGCACTGGGATCATACCGCCTCGATCGGGATGATCGGCGGCATCTTCGTGGGGCGCATGATGCCGCTGACGCTGGACGGGCTGACGGCGGCGATGCGCCTTCTGGGCTGA
- a CDS encoding Hint domain-containing protein, whose amino-acid sequence MTFSSCPPKQPCDTSFKAIYLGDVHEDQYIDRFEFILGSENAGSLTGTTFGGKGDALAGHIVDINVTRDVNRDGSFEGEQFWNAATDTFSTNPPVKVPVRGTNIVKEVSTFNYDGTSMYTAKVTYTDGTTGDVRVTVIQDDLGRTFMVPNENGTSGGLLPQPIQSITLGCPIRDCDNDYHWCPADPHEPVPCFAAGVRLMTAKGQRPVEKLSVGDLVETADNGLQPVRWIGTRRLDAIDLAAAPKLRPVRIAKGALGAGLPRRDLLVSPQHRMLVRSDVAQKMFGASEVLVAARHLIGLEGVSVADDVTEITYVHILFDRHEIVFAEGAQSESLFTGAEALEAVGQAARAEILALFPELADGAAAQGARPFLTGRQGRALAVQHGGIALQ is encoded by the coding sequence ATGACCTTCTCCTCCTGTCCGCCCAAGCAGCCCTGCGATACATCGTTCAAGGCGATCTATCTGGGCGATGTGCATGAAGACCAGTATATCGACAGGTTTGAATTCATCCTTGGTTCCGAGAATGCCGGCAGCCTGACCGGCACGACCTTCGGCGGCAAGGGTGACGCGCTGGCCGGCCATATCGTGGACATCAACGTCACCCGCGACGTGAACCGCGACGGCTCGTTCGAGGGCGAGCAGTTCTGGAACGCCGCCACGGACACGTTTTCGACCAATCCGCCCGTCAAGGTTCCGGTGCGCGGCACCAACATCGTCAAGGAGGTCAGCACGTTCAACTATGACGGCACCTCGATGTACACGGCCAAGGTGACCTATACCGACGGCACCACCGGCGATGTGCGCGTCACCGTCATCCAGGACGATCTGGGCCGCACCTTCATGGTTCCGAACGAGAACGGCACCTCGGGCGGGCTGCTGCCCCAGCCGATCCAGTCGATCACGCTGGGCTGCCCGATTCGCGACTGTGACAACGATTACCACTGGTGCCCTGCCGACCCGCACGAGCCGGTGCCCTGCTTTGCCGCCGGAGTGCGCCTGATGACGGCCAAGGGCCAGCGTCCGGTCGAAAAGCTTTCGGTGGGCGATCTGGTGGAAACCGCCGACAACGGGTTGCAGCCGGTCCGCTGGATCGGCACCCGCAGGCTTGACGCGATCGACCTGGCCGCCGCGCCGAAGCTGCGCCCGGTGCGCATCGCCAAAGGGGCGCTGGGTGCCGGCCTGCCGCGCCGCGACCTGCTGGTTTCGCCCCAGCACCGGATGCTGGTGCGTTCGGATGTCGCCCAGAAGATGTTCGGTGCGTCCGAGGTGCTGGTTGCGGCCCGCCACCTGATCGGCCTGGAGGGCGTGTCGGTCGCCGATGACGTGACCGAAATCACCTATGTCCACATCCTGTTCGACCGCCATGAGATCGTCTTTGCCGAAGGCGCGCAGTCTGAATCGCTGTTCACCGGCGCCGAGGCGCTGGAGGCTGTCGGCCAGGCCGCGCGGGCCGAGATCCTGGCCCTGTTCCCCGAGCTGGCCGATGGTGCTGCGGCGCAGGGCGCCCGGCCCTTCCTGACCGGCCGGCAGGGCCGCGCGCTTGCCGTGCAGCATGGCGGCATCGCCCTGCAATAA
- a CDS encoding Ppx/GppA phosphatase family protein, with protein sequence MTPKRPAGADAFPKPAVERPATRQPDDSSLYAAVDLGTNSCRMLIARPTGSQFQVIDSFSKPVQLGFGLEASGRLSRQSMTRTVHALQVCRRKLESHNVKRMRLVATEACRRARNSRDFLRMIRRETGLPVEVIAAEEEARLAVISCAPLVSLRTEQLLVVDIGGGSTELVWIDLRDVEPVERPRAIMRLADGFTDTRPGMARVVDWISVPLGVATLRDQFIDVEDDPARFALMSWQFEQMLESFTPYTTGARADEKFQIIGTSGTVTTVAASHLGLKRYDRTKVDGLSMTSAQIDRVIHNYLALGPDGRRADPRIGRERHALIMSGAAILQTLMRVWPTNRLSVADRGLREGLLYAQMVRDGVLAPEGLKGVA encoded by the coding sequence ATGACGCCCAAGCGTCCCGCGGGTGCGGACGCGTTCCCGAAGCCAGCGGTCGAGCGGCCTGCCACCCGCCAGCCCGATGATTCGTCGCTCTATGCGGCGGTCGATCTGGGCACCAACAGTTGCCGGATGCTGATTGCCCGTCCGACGGGCAGTCAGTTTCAGGTCATCGACAGCTTCTCGAAGCCGGTGCAGCTGGGCTTCGGGCTTGAGGCCTCTGGCCGCCTGTCGCGTCAGTCGATGACGCGGACGGTTCATGCCTTGCAGGTCTGCCGCCGCAAGCTGGAAAGCCACAATGTCAAGCGGATGCGCCTTGTGGCCACCGAGGCGTGCCGGCGCGCGCGCAACAGCCGCGATTTCCTGCGCATGATCCGGCGCGAAACGGGGCTGCCGGTCGAGGTGATCGCCGCCGAGGAGGAGGCGCGCCTTGCCGTCATCTCCTGCGCGCCGCTGGTCAGCCTGAGGACCGAACAGCTCCTGGTCGTGGATATCGGCGGCGGCTCGACCGAACTGGTCTGGATCGACCTGCGCGATGTCGAGCCTGTCGAACGTCCCCGCGCGATCATGCGCCTTGCCGACGGGTTCACCGATACCCGGCCCGGCATGGCCCGCGTCGTTGACTGGATCAGCGTCCCGCTGGGCGTGGCCACGCTGCGCGACCAGTTCATCGATGTCGAGGACGATCCCGCCCGCTTTGCCCTGATGAGCTGGCAGTTCGAACAGATGCTGGAAAGCTTTACCCCCTATACGACCGGGGCACGGGCGGATGAGAAATTCCAGATCATCGGCACCTCGGGCACCGTAACGACGGTCGCGGCCAGCCATCTGGGGCTGAAGCGCTATGACCGGACCAAGGTGGACGGCTTGTCGATGACTTCGGCGCAGATCGACCGGGTGATCCACAACTATCTTGCGCTTGGCCCCGATGGGCGGCGCGCCGATCCGCGCATCGGGCGCGAACGCCATGCCCTGATCATGTCGGGGGCGGCGATCTTGCAGACGCTGATGCGAGTTTGGCCGACGAACCGGCTGTCGGTGGCCGATCGCGGCCTGCGCGAGGGATTGCTTTATGCGCAGATGGTGCGCGACGGCGTGCTTGCCCCCGAGGGGCTGAAGGGGGTGGCGTGA
- a CDS encoding RlmE family RNA methyltransferase, protein MTGGAGGGARGPDGRSGRGASGRGQRDLRVRVKTAKGRKLSSTLWLERQLNDPYVARARREGYRGRAAFKIIELDDRFGFLKPGARVVDLGCAPGGWCQVAVARVNALGERAGKPQGTVLGVDLQEVAPIAGADIHQLDFLSDDADAMVKQWLGGQADVVMSDMAAASSGHKGTDHLRIVALVEAAAAFAFDVLEPGGTFVAKVLAGGAEQGLQATLKRNFASVANVKPPASRPDSSEKFVVAMGFRGRRDPQEDEAGAEGRDAASPAG, encoded by the coding sequence ATGACGGGCGGCGCAGGCGGCGGGGCAAGGGGGCCGGATGGCCGGTCGGGGCGGGGCGCCTCGGGGCGCGGGCAGCGCGACCTGAGGGTGCGGGTCAAGACGGCCAAGGGGCGCAAGCTGTCCTCGACGCTGTGGCTGGAACGCCAGCTGAACGATCCCTATGTCGCGCGCGCCAGACGCGAAGGCTATCGCGGCCGCGCCGCCTTCAAGATCATCGAACTGGACGACCGTTTCGGGTTTCTCAAGCCGGGCGCGCGGGTCGTGGACCTGGGCTGCGCACCGGGCGGCTGGTGCCAGGTCGCCGTGGCGCGGGTGAATGCGCTGGGCGAACGGGCGGGCAAGCCGCAGGGCACCGTGCTGGGGGTCGATCTGCAGGAGGTCGCGCCCATCGCGGGGGCCGATATCCATCAGCTTGATTTCCTGTCAGATGATGCCGATGCCATGGTCAAGCAATGGCTGGGCGGGCAGGCCGACGTGGTCATGTCGGACATGGCGGCGGCCTCGTCGGGGCACAAGGGCACCGACCATCTGCGCATCGTCGCGCTGGTCGAGGCGGCAGCCGCCTTTGCCTTTGACGTGCTGGAGCCGGGCGGCACCTTTGTCGCCAAGGTTCTTGCCGGGGGCGCGGAACAGGGCCTTCAGGCAACGCTCAAGCGCAACTTCGCCTCGGTCGCCAACGTCAAGCCCCCGGCGAGCCGCCCTGATTCCTCGGAAAAGTTCGTCGTGGCCATGGGCTTTCGGGGCCGGCGCGATCCGCAGGAAGATGAAGCCGGCGCCGAGGGCAGGGACGCCGCGTCCCCCGCCGGCTGA
- a CDS encoding helix-turn-helix domain-containing protein, with the protein MSLDAKPLADAPPDAAGPPARRAVVPAAANSTAPTVPLRPFAGRPSPVGGGLRLLPLDGFHWGGSPRPGMPRTARVRGDNVLMRVAAGGLRLIMPAGAEDYGPGSVIFIPAGSAFGTLPLRDAAGQVLLVPRDIAQRLAVPLPARRIAGTDAQGGFAGQLAALADETGAAARASAPARVELLSAALHRLAAAPAGITDHRTGQGGRALFDAFVDLTSRELGRGRTLADLAEALGTTAGGLDAVCRTHRGCSALEMTYAIRIERACAMLRDRNCPTAQVAAELGFTGIAHLNRAFMAATGRPAEAFRPR; encoded by the coding sequence ATGTCCCTTGACGCCAAACCCCTTGCCGATGCGCCGCCGGATGCGGCAGGGCCGCCTGCCCGCAGGGCGGTAGTCCCTGCCGCCGCCAACTCGACCGCACCCACCGTCCCGCTGCGGCCCTTCGCAGGGCGGCCCTCGCCGGTCGGCGGAGGGCTGCGCCTGCTGCCGCTGGACGGCTTTCACTGGGGCGGCAGCCCCCGGCCGGGGATGCCGCGCACCGCGCGGGTCCGGGGGGACAATGTCCTGATGCGCGTGGCCGCAGGAGGGCTGCGGCTGATCATGCCCGCAGGGGCCGAGGATTACGGACCGGGCAGCGTCATTTTCATACCGGCCGGATCGGCATTCGGCACCCTGCCCCTGCGGGACGCGGCGGGGCAGGTGCTGCTGGTGCCGCGTGACATCGCCCAGCGCCTGGCGGTGCCGCTGCCGGCGCGGCGGATTGCCGGCACCGACGCGCAAGGGGGCTTTGCCGGCCAGCTGGCCGCACTGGCTGACGAAACGGGTGCTGCGGCCCGCGCCAGCGCCCCTGCGCGGGTCGAGCTGCTCTCGGCCGCCCTTCACCGGCTGGCCGCCGCGCCGGCCGGCATAACGGACCACCGGACGGGGCAAGGTGGACGGGCGCTGTTTGACGCCTTTGTCGATCTGACCAGCCGCGAACTGGGCCGCGGGCGAACGCTTGCCGATCTGGCCGAGGCGCTGGGCACCACGGCGGGGGGGCTGGATGCGGTGTGCCGGACCCATCGCGGCTGCTCGGCACTTGAAATGACCTATGCGATCCGGATCGAGCGCGCCTGCGCCATGCTGCGCGATCGCAACTGCCCCACCGCACAGGTCGCGGCCGAACTGGGCTTTACCGGCATCGCCCATCTGAACCGCGCCTTCATGGCCGCGACGGGTCGCCCGGCCGAGGCGTTCCGGCCCCGCTGA
- the miaA gene encoding tRNA (adenosine(37)-N6)-dimethylallyltransferase MiaA, with the protein MPALDPDRPVLIAGPTAAGKSALALAIARRIGGVVVNADALQVWSCWRVLTARPSPGDEAAVPHALYGHVAPGRGYSVGDWLAEVAALRAGGARLVIAGGTGLYLTALTRGLAIIPPVPPEIRQQGDQWLAAGGLAGMTAALDGPTRALIDTRNPARVQRAWEVLAATGRGLSAWQADTPPPLIRPEEAQRLVLTMDRDRLAARIAARFDAMIRDGALREVDALRAIWDGRAQWTRAIGAGELKAHLDGMMTLDEARERAVIATRQYAKAQRIWFRSKMGDWTPVPA; encoded by the coding sequence ATGCCTGCACTCGACCCCGACCGCCCGGTGCTGATCGCCGGGCCGACGGCAGCGGGCAAGTCGGCGCTGGCGCTGGCGATCGCGCGCCGGATCGGGGGGGTCGTGGTGAATGCCGATGCCCTGCAGGTGTGGTCCTGCTGGCGGGTGCTGACCGCCCGCCCCTCGCCCGGGGACGAGGCGGCGGTCCCCCATGCCCTTTACGGGCACGTCGCGCCGGGGCGCGGCTATTCCGTCGGCGACTGGCTGGCCGAGGTCGCGGCCCTGCGCGCCGGCGGGGCGCGGCTGGTGATCGCCGGCGGCACGGGGCTTTACCTGACCGCGCTGACACGCGGGCTGGCCATCATCCCGCCGGTGCCGCCCGAGATCCGCCAGCAGGGCGACCAGTGGCTTGCCGCGGGCGGGCTGGCCGGGATGACCGCCGCGCTGGACGGGCCGACGCGCGCCCTGATCGACACGCGCAACCCCGCCCGCGTCCAGCGCGCCTGGGAGGTGCTGGCCGCCACCGGCCGGGGGCTGAGCGCCTGGCAGGCCGACACCCCCCCGCCCCTGATCCGGCCCGAGGAGGCGCAGCGGCTGGTCCTGACGATGGACCGCGATCGCCTGGCCGCGCGGATCGCCGCCCGTTTCGACGCGATGATCCGCGACGGCGCGTTGCGCGAGGTCGATGCCCTGCGGGCCATCTGGGACGGGCGCGCGCAATGGACGCGGGCGATCGGGGCGGGCGAGCTGAAGGCCCATCTGGACGGCATGATGACCCTGGACGAGGCGCGCGAGCGTGCGGTCATCGCCACACGCCAGTATGCCAAGGCGCAGCGGATCTGGTTCCGCAGCAAGATGGGCGACTGGACCCCGGTGCCGGCATGA
- the pyrH gene encoding UMP kinase, with protein MLKISGEALMGDQGYGLHPPTVQRIADEVKSVHDMGVEICMVIGGGNIFRGLQGSAQGMERATADYMGMLATVMNALAMQAALEGRGIHTRVISAIRMDEVAEPYIRRRAVRHLEKKRIIIFAAGTGNPYFTTDTAATLRANEMNCEAIFKGTKVDGVYDRDPKKFPDAVRYDTVSYDEVLQKHLNVMDASAIALARDNNLPIIVFSLDEPGGFRGILAGKGTYTRVHG; from the coding sequence ATGCTCAAGATCTCGGGCGAGGCGCTGATGGGCGATCAGGGCTATGGCCTGCATCCCCCGACCGTCCAGCGCATCGCCGACGAGGTGAAGTCGGTCCACGACATGGGCGTGGAAATCTGCATGGTGATCGGCGGGGGCAACATCTTCCGCGGCCTGCAAGGCTCGGCCCAGGGGATGGAACGGGCCACCGCCGACTACATGGGGATGCTGGCGACGGTGATGAACGCGCTGGCGATGCAGGCCGCGCTGGAAGGGCGGGGCATCCACACCCGCGTGATCAGCGCGATCCGCATGGACGAGGTGGCCGAGCCCTATATCCGCCGCCGCGCCGTGCGCCATCTGGAAAAGAAGCGGATCATCATCTTCGCCGCGGGCACGGGGAATCCCTATTTCACCACCGACACCGCCGCGACGCTGCGCGCGAACGAGATGAACTGCGAGGCGATCTTCAAGGGCACCAAGGTCGATGGCGTCTATGACCGCGATCCGAAAAAGTTTCCCGATGCCGTCCGCTACGATACGGTCAGCTATGACGAGGTGCTGCAGAAGCATCTGAACGTGATGGACGCCTCGGCGATCGCGCTGGCGCGGGACAACAACCTGCCCATCATCGTGTTCTCGCTGGACGAGCCGGGCGGCTTCCGCGGCATCCTGGCCGGCAAGGGCACCTATACCCGCGTTCACGGCTAG
- the frr gene encoding ribosome recycling factor, with product MADEIEIDTDDLERRMKGAMDSLRHEFSSLRTGRASASMIDPITVDAYGSPTPINQVGTVNVPEPRMVTINVWDKALVGKVEKAIRESGLGINPQLNGTIIMLPIPELNEERRKELTKVAAGYAESARVAIRNVRRDGMDQIKKAKTKGMAEDDQKFWEASVQELTDKMIAEVDKALESKQAEIMQV from the coding sequence ATGGCCGACGAGATCGAGATCGACACCGATGACCTCGAGCGCCGCATGAAAGGCGCGATGGATTCGCTGCGGCACGAATTCTCGTCGCTGCGCACCGGGCGCGCATCGGCCAGCATGATCGACCCGATCACGGTCGATGCCTATGGCTCGCCCACGCCGATCAACCAGGTCGGCACGGTGAACGTGCCGGAGCCGCGGATGGTGACGATCAACGTCTGGGACAAGGCGCTGGTGGGCAAGGTCGAAAAGGCGATCCGGGAAAGCGGCCTGGGCATCAACCCGCAGCTGAACGGCACGATCATCATGCTGCCGATCCCCGAGCTGAACGAGGAACGCCGCAAGGAGCTGACCAAGGTCGCCGCGGGCTATGCCGAAAGCGCGCGGGTCGCGATCCGCAATGTCCGCCGCGACGGGATGGACCAGATCAAGAAGGCCAAGACCAAGGGCATGGCCGAGGACGATCAGAAGTTCTGGGAAGCCTCGGTCCAGGAACTGACCGACAAGATGATCGCCGAGGTGGACAAGGCGCTCGAATCGAAGCAAGCCGAAATCATGCAGGTTTGA